The genome window tcaatacaCCATCTCGGAGAAGAAGGAGAAAAAGGCGAACAAGGCGCATGTGAATTCAGTATTCTTTAAACAGCTGCGAGCGCTGCTGCGTAAGTAGATCCCGTTACATTCTTTCATAGTTCTCGACAACTTTAAGtcaacttctttttttttttttgtttttgctataTAGCCATACTTATACCCAGATTCTGGTGTGTTGAGTCgggtttgctgttgttgattgcCGCCACATTGATTGGACGTTCCGTGAGCGACATTTGGATGATTCAAAATGCGACTGTTGTCGAGAGCACGATTATACATATGAACCGGGCCAAGTTCAAGACGGCTCTACTCAAATATCTGGCTGCTCTGCCAGCGGTAAGTAATTGCAATATTGTGTCTCTTTATATAATCTTTTAAATGCTTGTTTATGTGCTAAAGATTTCGGTGGTCACCAATGTGCTAAAGTGGAGTTTGGGCGAACTAAAACTGCGCTTCCGCACAAATCTGACGCATCATCTGTACAATGAGTACCTCAAGTGAGtagtgcaaaaataaataaaaactcttTTAGGAGAATTATTTACGAgattataattatgttttacactaacttttttaagaattagCCTAATATGGCAATTAATCCATTTCTAAATATCgaataactataaaataaacCAGTATTCCAAATATTTGAAGAAAAAGACCAGTTCAGATAGTTAGGCTGGACTACAAAACCCCTCAAgttcttctttaaatgctcTAAAGTACTTCAATTGCAACtgctttcaatttgtataCTGTATGCAATGAATAGATCCGctttaataagttttaatcAAACCTCTTGAAGAAGAGTTGAGATGAATGGTTTATATATTCTTCAATTCATAATGATTACAATTTGTACACTGCTGGAAATGAATAGTTAGAAGTTTTCACAACTTAAAGATCAGTTCACATAGTTCACTAATAATTCCCAAATTATATTGCCAATTTACAGTGGTTATACGTACTACAAAATGTCAAATCTGGATAACCGAATAGCCAACGCCGATCAGCTGCTGACCACGGACATTGATAAGTTCTGTGAAAGTGCTACGGATCTGTATTCGAACATTAGTAAACCGGTGCTGGACATCTTCATCTATGTGTACCGACTGACGGTCAATCTGGGTGGCAAGACACCGTCCATACTGATGCTCTATCTACTGTTCGCCGGCGTCTTTCTAACCCGTTTGCGTCGTCCCACTGGACGCTTGACGGTCGAGGAGCAAAAACTGGAGGGTGAATTCCGTTACGTGAACAGCAGGCTGATCACCAACTCCGAGGAGGTTGCCTTCTATCAGGGCAATGTCCGTGAGAAGCTAACACTCTTGGCCAGCTATTCCAAGCTGCGTTCCCATCTGCGCAAGTTCCTTGAGTTCCGTGTCAGCATGGGCATCGTCGACAACATTGTGGGCAAATGTGAGTAGACTATTCAATTGATTGTGATCTCATGTCAACTATCGATTTTTAAACAagactataaaaattaaaatatatcgaaatatcgacaactcgattttcccggaagcgattatcgagttcttcaactcgatgattttttttgacgatctatcgagttgatttaatccatttccatgaaaaatcgacaactcactgggAATTGTTCTTCGTAgttaatttgtagaattgagtttggtcgttcaatttttgttgcaCGACCGTAATAAATAACCTATCAAATTGCccaattttgtaaaaaaaaaagcatgaaaacgatgcaagaaaaataatatttctacgcatgtattttgtgattacaattgcgttttcaaaataatttttttttttttaactcgataattgcaactcgatctactattttccgatatatcgacagcTCGATACCTATTTTTGacgattttctatttcaatataaaactcgatcaaaagtttggatttacatcactagtaaAAACCATcaactttttcatttattcacttttcttgaagttttattgttttaataaataaaatatgacacactataaaatacaaaattgttgaaaCTCATCACGATATtcctgaaaaaaataaagaaattaatgctatttatttttgttgtagaCTTTGCATCGATTGTCGGCTTTTATGCGGTGTCGTTACCCTTCTTTTCCGACAATCATCCATTGCTCTCCGGCGAGAACAGCGGCCAACGTCTTCAGGCTTATTATACATATGGACGCATGTTGGTCAAGCTGGCGGAGGCAATTGGCCGTTTGGTTTTGGCCGGACGTGAGATGTCTCGTTTGGCGGGTTTCACGGCACGCATGACGGAGCTCATCAAGGTGCTCAGCGATCTCAATAAGGGCACCTACGAGCGCACCATGGTCAATGGCAACAGCCTGACCCAAAATGGCAGTGACGCCGCCTCCGCCAGCAGCTTTGGCCCCAACAAGGGCATCATGTGCTTTGAGGATAATATTATACGTTTCGAGAAGGTGCCGCTGGTCACGCCCAATGGCGATGTGCTCGTCAAGGAGCTCAGCTTTGAAGTCAAGTTAGTTTTCCCCACTCTCTACTTTTAATAATGTGTGTTTTATTGACtatttatttggaattttgtAGGTCTGGCACCAATGTGCTGGTCTGTGGTCCCAATGGCTGTGGCAAATCCTCACTGTTCCGCATCCTGGGCGAACTGTGGCCCACGTGGGGTGGCAAGGTGACAAAGCCATCGCGTGGCAAGCTTTTCTACATTCCACAACGGCCTTACATGACGCTGGGCAGCTTGCGTGATCAGGTAATGCTCCCAATGCCAATTCTCTACAA of Drosophila innubila isolate TH190305 chromosome X, UK_Dinn_1.0, whole genome shotgun sequence contains these proteins:
- the LOC117781088 gene encoding ATP-binding cassette sub-family D member 3 encodes the protein MAPALSKLAHNQSAIVGVAGMTAALWIIAYGKMSNKKRKSGYEEKIQYTISEKKEKKANKAHVNSVFFKQLRALLPILIPRFWCVESGLLLLIAATLIGRSVSDIWMIQNATVVESTIIHMNRAKFKTALLKYLAALPAISVVTNVLKWSLGELKLRFRTNLTHHLYNEYLNGYTYYKMSNLDNRIANADQLLTTDIDKFCESATDLYSNISKPVLDIFIYVYRLTVNLGGKTPSILMLYLLFAGVFLTRLRRPTGRLTVEEQKLEGEFRYVNSRLITNSEEVAFYQGNVREKLTLLASYSKLRSHLRKFLEFRVSMGIVDNIVGKYFASIVGFYAVSLPFFSDNHPLLSGENSGQRLQAYYTYGRMLVKLAEAIGRLVLAGREMSRLAGFTARMTELIKVLSDLNKGTYERTMVNGNSLTQNGSDAASASSFGPNKGIMCFEDNIIRFEKVPLVTPNGDVLVKELSFEVKSGTNVLVCGPNGCGKSSLFRILGELWPTWGGKVTKPSRGKLFYIPQRPYMTLGSLRDQIIYPHTRDDMRRLGRSDEDLLHFLDIVQLTYLEQRENGLDAIEDWIDVLSGGEKQRIAMARLFYHKPQFAILDECTSAVSVDVEGKMYSYCREAGITLFTVSHRKSLWVHHDYYLQFDGRGNYEFETIDQDKEHFGS